The Prevotella fusca JCM 17724 genome includes a window with the following:
- the pheT gene encoding phenylalanine--tRNA ligase subunit beta translates to MKISYKWLKEYVDFSLTPEETAVALTSTGLEVGALDEVETIRGGLKGLYVGKVLTCEAHPNSDHLHVTTVDFGKGEPQQIVCGAPNVAAGQKVVVADLGCVLYDGDKEFKIKKSKLRGVESLGMICAEDEIGVGTAHDGIIVLPEDAPVGQPASEYYHLDSDWLIEIDITANRADALSHYGVARDLYAWLKQNGYKTSLHRPSCDAFKVDNHDLPIDVTIENTDACRRYACLSITDCEVKESPQWLKDKLNVIGLRPINNIVDITNYIMMAYGQPMHCFDADMVKGNHIIVKDKNEGKKFVALDGEEHILGEHDLAICNEEAPMCIAGVFGGKGSGTYETTRNVVLESAYFHPTWIRKSARRHGLSTDSSFRFERGIDPNGTVYALKQAAILCKELAGGKVSMEIRDEYPKKMEDFPVRLNYEYCDRLIGKKLGNETIKSIVESLEMKVQKEDAEGLDLLVPPYRVDVQRPCDVVEDILRIYGYNNVEIPTELKSSLTIAEDADRNYHRENIIGEQLVGAGFSEIMNNSLTKSSYYEETALNAYPWENTVKVMNPLSADLGVMRQTLLFGGLESIVRNVNRKAQNLRFFEVGNIYRYNKELWTEESPINAYAQGYHMALWVTGKRVQGSWAHPDEDSTFYELKAYVENILRRIGIPQGLLHSCKSDNNIFDKAIALKKPVAKMVRERGEVVVEMGILSHKLLKSFGIEQDVYYAELNWAGLMNAVRKNILEFQEISKYPAVSRDLALLIDNNVEFAQIEEIARQTEKKLLKRVELFDVYQGKNLPEGKKSYAVNFILQDETKTLNDKAIDAIMQKLIKNLTNKLGAELR, encoded by the coding sequence ATGAAGATTTCATACAAATGGCTTAAGGAATACGTTGACTTCAGCCTGACACCAGAGGAAACAGCAGTTGCGCTGACCTCGACAGGTTTGGAAGTAGGCGCACTGGACGAAGTTGAAACGATACGAGGCGGACTGAAAGGCCTGTATGTCGGCAAGGTGCTGACATGTGAGGCTCATCCGAACTCAGACCATCTTCACGTAACAACTGTTGACTTTGGCAAGGGAGAGCCACAGCAGATCGTGTGTGGCGCACCGAATGTGGCAGCAGGGCAGAAGGTGGTTGTTGCTGATTTGGGTTGTGTGCTCTATGATGGCGATAAGGAATTTAAAATCAAGAAAAGCAAGCTGCGTGGTGTGGAAAGTCTTGGTATGATTTGTGCCGAGGATGAGATTGGTGTTGGTACTGCCCATGATGGTATCATTGTGTTGCCAGAGGATGCACCTGTCGGTCAGCCAGCATCAGAGTATTATCACTTGGACAGTGACTGGCTGATTGAAATTGACATCACAGCTAACCGTGCCGATGCGTTGAGTCATTATGGTGTGGCACGTGACCTCTATGCCTGGTTGAAACAGAACGGTTACAAGACTTCGCTTCACCGTCCTTCTTGCGATGCTTTCAAGGTTGATAATCATGATCTTCCTATTGATGTGACCATTGAGAATACTGATGCTTGCCGTCGTTACGCCTGTCTGAGCATAACGGATTGTGAGGTGAAGGAAAGTCCGCAGTGGTTGAAAGACAAGCTGAATGTCATCGGCTTGCGCCCAATCAATAATATTGTAGACATTACCAATTATATCATGATGGCATACGGTCAGCCTATGCACTGTTTTGATGCAGACATGGTTAAGGGCAATCATATCATCGTTAAGGACAAGAACGAGGGTAAGAAATTCGTTGCTTTGGATGGTGAAGAACATATACTTGGCGAACATGACCTTGCAATCTGCAACGAGGAAGCCCCTATGTGTATTGCCGGTGTCTTCGGAGGAAAGGGTAGTGGAACTTATGAAACTACAAGAAACGTGGTCTTGGAGAGTGCTTATTTCCATCCAACATGGATTCGTAAGAGTGCCCGTCGTCATGGTCTTTCTACTGATTCCAGCTTCCGATTCGAGCGTGGTATTGACCCGAACGGAACCGTTTATGCACTGAAGCAGGCTGCAATTCTTTGTAAGGAACTGGCAGGTGGCAAGGTAAGTATGGAGATTCGTGATGAGTATCCTAAGAAGATGGAAGACTTCCCAGTACGTCTGAACTATGAATATTGCGACCGCCTCATTGGCAAGAAACTTGGCAATGAAACAATCAAGAGTATTGTTGAAAGTCTTGAAATGAAGGTGCAGAAGGAAGATGCTGAGGGGCTTGACCTCTTAGTTCCTCCTTATCGTGTTGACGTACAGCGTCCTTGTGATGTTGTTGAAGACATCCTTCGTATCTACGGATACAATAATGTGGAGATTCCTACAGAACTGAAGTCTTCATTGACAATAGCAGAAGATGCCGACAGGAACTATCATCGTGAGAACATCATCGGTGAGCAGTTGGTAGGTGCAGGCTTCTCTGAGATTATGAACAACTCTCTCACTAAGAGTTCTTACTATGAGGAGACAGCTCTCAATGCCTATCCTTGGGAGAATACAGTGAAGGTTATGAACCCGCTTTCTGCTGATTTGGGGGTGATGCGCCAGACCCTTCTCTTCGGTGGATTGGAGAGTATTGTACGCAATGTAAACCGTAAGGCACAGAACCTTCGCTTCTTTGAGGTTGGTAATATCTATAGGTATAACAAGGAACTATGGACAGAAGAAAGCCCTATCAATGCTTATGCACAGGGCTATCACATGGCTCTCTGGGTAACTGGTAAGCGTGTACAGGGTTCATGGGCGCATCCTGATGAGGACAGTACATTCTATGAACTGAAGGCATACGTTGAGAACATTCTCCGTCGCATTGGTATTCCTCAGGGCTTGCTTCACAGCTGTAAGTCTGATAACAATATCTTTGACAAAGCAATTGCATTGAAGAAGCCTGTAGCAAAGATGGTCAGGGAGAGAGGTGAAGTAGTGGTCGAGATGGGTATTCTCAGCCATAAGCTCCTGAAGAGTTTTGGTATTGAACAGGATGTTTATTATGCCGAGTTGAATTGGGCTGGGCTGATGAATGCTGTTCGCAAGAACATACTTGAGTTCCAGGAAATATCAAAGTATCCAGCAGTAAGCCGTGACCTTGCCCTGTTGATTGACAACAATGTTGAGTTTGCACAGATTGAGGAAATTGCCCGTCAGACAGAAAAGAAACTCTTGAAGCGTGTAGAACTCTTTGATGTCTATCAGGGCAAGAATCTCCCGGAAGGCAAGAAGAGCTATGCTGTCAACTTCATTCTCCAGGATGAGACCAAGACACTCAACGACAAGGCTATTGATGCCATCATGCAGAAATTAATCAAGAATTTAACAAATAAACTCGGAGCAGAACTCCGTTAA
- the ypfJ gene encoding KPN_02809 family neutral zinc metallopeptidase, with amino-acid sequence MRLTGRRESNNVEDRRGMGMGAKAGIGGIGGIIVIALFTLLSGGDMGDVVNNVLQQEFQEQTTSSTNGRQRQFTEEEEKLADFSKQILAGTEDVWSEQFRLHGMKYQYPTLVLFTDAVQTACGNGSAAMGPFYCSADQRLYLDLSFFSGMRKELGIQAKGDLDFAYAYVIAHEVGHHVEYLRGILGKCHAKMARLNKEEANKLSVKLELLADYYAGCWAHYDNEKYQSLSDGDLEEAIDCAEKIGDNYLQKKARGYAQPETFTHGTSEQRIYWLKKGIETGDWNTTTFAPGDLD; translated from the coding sequence ATGAGACTTACAGGACGTAGAGAAAGTAATAATGTGGAAGACCGCCGTGGCATGGGCATGGGGGCAAAAGCTGGTATTGGTGGCATTGGAGGCATTATCGTCATTGCCCTTTTCACCCTTCTGAGCGGTGGAGACATGGGGGATGTGGTAAACAATGTCCTTCAACAGGAATTCCAAGAACAGACAACTTCATCAACCAACGGGCGCCAACGGCAGTTTACGGAAGAGGAAGAGAAACTCGCAGACTTCTCAAAACAGATTCTGGCAGGTACAGAAGATGTATGGAGCGAACAGTTCCGGCTGCACGGAATGAAGTACCAATACCCCACCCTCGTCCTCTTCACGGATGCTGTCCAGACCGCATGCGGCAATGGGTCTGCAGCAATGGGACCATTCTATTGCTCGGCTGACCAACGACTTTACCTCGACCTAAGTTTCTTCTCCGGCATGCGTAAAGAGCTTGGAATACAGGCAAAGGGTGACCTCGACTTTGCATACGCATACGTCATAGCACACGAAGTGGGACACCACGTGGAATATCTCCGTGGTATTCTTGGAAAATGTCACGCTAAGATGGCTCGTCTGAATAAGGAAGAAGCCAACAAACTGAGCGTAAAATTAGAGCTCCTTGCCGATTACTATGCAGGCTGTTGGGCACATTATGACAATGAGAAGTACCAAAGCCTTTCAGACGGTGACCTTGAAGAAGCGATAGACTGTGCTGAGAAGATTGGCGATAACTATCTTCAGAAGAAAGCACGTGGCTATGCACAGCCCGAAACATTCACACACGGAACTTCCGAACAGCGTATATACTGGCTGAAGAAAGGTATTGAAACTGGTGACTGGAATACAACAACCTTTGCACCTGGTGACTTAGACTAA
- a CDS encoding transposase gives MIDRNHKHEGFTTAENMTPDKVADFLDRMSLRISKRIFVFLDNASVHRCRFVREFRPIWEKRRMFLFFLPLYSPHLNIAETLYRILKGKWLRPMDYFP, from the coding sequence ATGATAGACCGTAATCACAAACATGAGGGATTCACTACGGCAGAGAATATGACTCCAGATAAGGTCGCTGACTTTCTTGACCGAATGTCGCTCCGTATCAGCAAAAGAATCTTTGTATTCCTTGACAACGCAAGCGTACACAGATGCAGATTTGTGCGGGAGTTTCGTCCCATATGGGAGAAGCGGAGGATGTTTCTTTTCTTTCTCCCTCTTTATAGCCCACATCTTAATATTGCTGAGACTCTTTATCGCATCCTCAAAGGGAAATGGCTCAGACCTATGGATTATTTTCCATAG
- the thrA gene encoding bifunctional aspartate kinase/homoserine dehydrogenase I yields MKVLKFGGTSVGSVSSILNLQKIVEKEAKRQPVIVVVSALSGITDQLIATSQLALKGDEGWRLEFDTMVERHHKMIDAIITDPHDREVLFKKVDSLFEQLHSIYYGVFLIHDLSHKTEDTIVSYGERLSSNIVATLIRGAKWFDAREFIKTEEKQGKRSLDSELTNKLVSDTFEDLSRISLVPGFIAQDRESGDITNLGRGGSDYTAAILAASLSAEVLEIWTDVDGFMTADPRVIKGAYTINELSYAEAMELCNFGAKVVYPPTIYPVCVKNIPIKIKNTFNPEGQGTVIKSYVENNQKPIKGISSIKGTTLITVTGLSMVGVVGVNRRIFSSLANNGISVFLVSQAASENNTSIGVKDEDAANAVKVLNEEFRLEIEDGRMFPMYAESGLATVAIVGENMKRTSGISGKLFGALGRSGISIIAIAQGASEMNISFVVKGSDLRKSLNVLHDSFFLSEYKVLNLFICGIGTVGGKLIEQIKSQYEELKLNSNLKLKVVGIASSKNAIFDRDGLNLDNYREELKESEPSTPEHLRDAILNMNIFNSVFVDCTASRDIAALYQSLLENNISVIAANKIAASSAYENYYRLKQTALLRGVKFRFETNVGAGLPIIGTINDLRNSGDKILKIEAVLSGTLNFIFNEIGADIPFSETVRRAKEQGYSEPDPRIDLSGTDVVRKLVILTREAGYKVEQEDVEKHLFVPDDYFQGSVEDFWKRLPALDADFEQRRQKLSNEGKRWRFVATMEYGKTNVALREVSANHPFYNLEGSNNIVLLTTDRYKEYPMQIQGYGAGASVTAAGVFANIMSIANI; encoded by the coding sequence ATGAAAGTATTAAAATTTGGTGGAACATCCGTAGGTTCTGTTTCGAGTATTTTAAATCTGCAGAAGATTGTTGAAAAGGAGGCCAAGCGTCAGCCTGTCATTGTGGTTGTAAGTGCCTTGAGTGGTATAACTGATCAGCTCATAGCTACATCTCAACTTGCCTTGAAAGGTGATGAGGGGTGGAGGTTAGAGTTCGATACAATGGTTGAACGGCATCATAAGATGATAGATGCCATTATTACCGACCCGCATGATCGTGAGGTGCTGTTCAAGAAAGTTGACAGCCTCTTTGAACAGCTTCATTCCATCTATTACGGTGTATTCTTAATCCATGACCTCAGTCACAAGACGGAGGATACGATTGTAAGCTATGGAGAACGTCTGAGTTCAAACATTGTGGCAACGCTCATCCGTGGAGCAAAATGGTTTGATGCCCGTGAATTTATCAAGACAGAGGAGAAGCAAGGCAAAAGAAGTCTCGATTCGGAACTCACCAATAAACTTGTATCAGATACATTCGAAGACCTTTCCCGTATTTCCCTTGTTCCGGGTTTCATTGCGCAAGACCGTGAATCGGGCGATATTACAAACCTCGGTCGTGGAGGAAGTGACTACACGGCTGCTATCCTTGCCGCATCACTCAGTGCAGAAGTGCTGGAAATATGGACGGATGTAGATGGCTTCATGACCGCCGATCCCCGTGTCATCAAAGGCGCATACACCATCAATGAGCTTTCTTATGCGGAGGCGATGGAGCTTTGTAACTTTGGTGCAAAGGTGGTCTATCCTCCTACGATATATCCTGTCTGTGTTAAGAATATACCGATCAAGATAAAGAATACCTTTAACCCAGAGGGGCAGGGTACGGTTATCAAGTCATATGTTGAGAACAATCAGAAACCCATCAAAGGTATATCGTCTATCAAGGGAACTACACTTATTACCGTGACTGGTCTTTCGATGGTGGGTGTCGTTGGTGTCAACCGCCGCATCTTCAGTTCTCTTGCCAACAATGGAATCAGTGTTTTCCTTGTATCGCAGGCTGCATCGGAAAACAATACGTCCATCGGTGTGAAGGATGAAGATGCTGCCAATGCCGTGAAGGTTCTCAATGAAGAGTTCCGACTTGAAATAGAAGATGGACGTATGTTCCCAATGTACGCAGAAAGCGGACTGGCAACAGTGGCTATTGTCGGTGAGAACATGAAGCGTACATCTGGTATCAGCGGTAAGCTCTTCGGTGCACTCGGCCGTTCGGGAATCAGCATCATCGCTATAGCACAAGGTGCATCAGAGATGAATATTTCGTTTGTTGTGAAGGGATCTGATTTAAGAAAGTCGCTGAATGTCCTACATGATTCGTTCTTCCTGTCTGAGTACAAGGTGCTGAATCTCTTTATATGCGGTATCGGCACAGTAGGAGGAAAACTCATCGAACAGATCAAGAGCCAGTATGAAGAGCTGAAGCTGAATTCTAATTTAAAACTGAAAGTAGTGGGCATAGCCTCATCCAAGAATGCTATCTTCGATCGTGACGGCTTAAACCTCGATAATTATCGTGAAGAACTCAAGGAGAGTGAACCGTCAACCCCGGAGCACTTGCGTGATGCAATCCTCAATATGAACATCTTTAACTCGGTATTTGTTGATTGTACAGCCTCCAGGGACATTGCTGCTTTATACCAGTCTTTGTTGGAGAATAATATATCAGTGATTGCTGCTAACAAGATTGCTGCATCCAGCGCATACGAGAACTATTATCGTTTGAAGCAGACCGCTCTCCTGCGTGGTGTCAAGTTCCGTTTTGAAACGAATGTAGGTGCTGGCTTGCCTATCATTGGAACAATCAATGATTTACGTAATTCGGGAGATAAGATACTTAAGATTGAGGCAGTTCTGTCGGGAACACTTAACTTTATCTTTAATGAAATCGGTGCTGATATTCCGTTCTCAGAGACTGTCAGGCGAGCAAAAGAGCAAGGTTATAGTGAACCAGATCCACGTATTGATCTCAGTGGAACAGATGTGGTTCGTAAGTTGGTAATCCTTACGCGTGAGGCAGGATACAAGGTTGAACAAGAGGATGTTGAGAAGCATCTCTTTGTTCCAGACGATTACTTCCAGGGTTCAGTGGAAGATTTCTGGAAACGTCTTCCTGCTCTTGATGCCGACTTTGAGCAACGCCGCCAGAAACTTTCCAATGAGGGTAAACGCTGGCGTTTCGTTGCGACAATGGAATACGGAAAGACAAATGTTGCGCTAAGAGAGGTCAGCGCCAACCATCCTTTCTATAATCTTGAAGGCTCCAACAACATAGTTCTGCTCACCACCGACCGTTATAAGGAGTATCCTATGCAAATCCAAGGTTATGGTGCAGGCGCATCAGTTACTGCAGCTGGGGTATTTGCCAATATCATGAGCATTGCCAACATATAG
- a CDS encoding M56 family metallopeptidase — MIMYFLKLNISLILLFCFYKLMFSSDTFFSWRRATLIGMYFIAMLIPGFDCSDWVNNHPGMASMASDYASIILPAVSVTSEKGTVVDWEIVALAIYCMVVSVLLLCFSWQLVSIIRLRNKCQIGYVNGTEVYLLEGNENPFSFFRWIFLNPEKHNRRELDEILMHEQAHCRQLHSIDVLFAELFVVFFWINPFVWLLKREVRLNLEYLADSNVLASGKDSKEYQYHLLGLTYRKNVATISNNFNVLPLKKRIKMMNKKKTKGLVKMKYALYIPLVAMLLVVSNIEMVARSVTEVKNNIATVKTSVEQQRNKKQQQSGEVYTVTEIMPTFRENVNLWLSKKVKYPAAAVKKKEEGRVIIKFIISPTGEVQKPQIIRSVSPSLDKEALRVISSMPKWNPGKQNGKPVAVYYTLPISFKLR; from the coding sequence ATGATAATGTATTTTTTAAAACTAAATATATCGCTTATCCTACTTTTCTGCTTTTATAAGTTGATGTTTTCAAGTGATACATTCTTCTCTTGGCGCAGAGCTACACTGATAGGAATGTATTTCATCGCAATGTTGATACCGGGATTTGACTGTTCTGACTGGGTAAACAATCATCCAGGAATGGCTTCAATGGCAAGTGATTATGCTTCAATTATTCTGCCTGCTGTATCTGTTACGTCAGAGAAAGGGACTGTAGTGGACTGGGAAATAGTAGCCTTGGCAATTTATTGTATGGTTGTCAGTGTGTTATTGCTGTGTTTTTCATGGCAACTGGTTTCTATAATAAGGCTGAGGAATAAATGCCAGATAGGATATGTTAACGGTACAGAGGTTTACTTACTGGAAGGTAATGAAAATCCGTTCTCATTCTTCAGATGGATATTTCTTAATCCGGAGAAGCATAACAGAAGAGAACTTGATGAAATATTGATGCACGAACAGGCGCATTGCAGGCAATTACACTCCATAGATGTTCTCTTTGCAGAATTGTTTGTTGTTTTCTTTTGGATTAATCCTTTTGTGTGGTTGTTGAAGCGAGAAGTACGATTAAATCTTGAGTATCTTGCTGATAGCAATGTGCTGGCAAGCGGGAAAGACAGTAAGGAGTATCAATACCATCTGCTTGGGTTGACATACAGGAAGAATGTAGCTACAATATCAAATAATTTTAATGTTTTACCTCTTAAAAAACGAATCAAAATGATGAACAAGAAGAAAACAAAGGGATTGGTAAAGATGAAATATGCACTTTACATTCCGTTGGTAGCAATGTTGCTTGTTGTGAGCAATATTGAGATGGTTGCACGCAGTGTAACTGAAGTTAAGAATAATATTGCGACGGTAAAAACCAGTGTAGAGCAACAGAGGAATAAAAAACAGCAACAGTCAGGAGAGGTGTACACCGTAACAGAGATTATGCCAACCTTTAGAGAGAACGTGAACTTATGGCTGTCTAAGAAAGTGAAGTATCCAGCAGCTGCTGTCAAGAAGAAAGAAGAAGGACGTGTTATTATTAAATTTATAATATCACCAACAGGGGAAGTGCAAAAGCCCCAGATTATCCGTTCTGTATCTCCTTCGCTTGACAAAGAAGCACTTCGCGTGATTTCTTCAATGCCCAAATGGAATCCCGGTAAACAAAATGGAAAGCCTGTTGCTGTGTATTACACTCTGCCTATCAGTTTTAAGTTAAGATAG
- a CDS encoding YebC/PmpR family DNA-binding transcriptional regulator has translation MGRAFEYRKASKLKRWGHMARTFTKLGKEIAIAVKAGGPEPENNPRLRAIIATCKRENMPKDNIQRAIKNAMGKDQSDYKEVTYEGYGPHGIAVFVDTLTDNTTRTVGDVRSVFNKFNGNLGTQGSLSFLFDHKAVFSFKKKDGLDMEELILDLIDYGVEDEFDEDEEENEITIYGEPTSFAEIQKHLEDNGFEITSAEFTRIPNDLKDVTAEERETIDKMVERLEDFDDVQNVYTNMKPAED, from the coding sequence ATGGGTAGAGCATTTGAATATCGCAAAGCAAGTAAGCTCAAGAGATGGGGGCACATGGCCCGTACGTTCACTAAGTTAGGTAAGGAAATCGCAATTGCCGTTAAGGCTGGTGGACCTGAGCCTGAGAACAACCCACGCCTTCGTGCCATTATTGCAACATGTAAGCGTGAGAACATGCCGAAGGACAATATCCAGCGTGCTATCAAGAACGCAATGGGTAAGGACCAGAGCGACTACAAGGAGGTAACATACGAGGGTTATGGTCCTCACGGAATTGCTGTGTTTGTTGATACATTGACTGATAACACCACACGTACCGTGGGTGATGTCCGTTCTGTATTCAATAAGTTCAACGGTAACCTTGGTACACAGGGGTCTCTCAGCTTCCTCTTTGACCACAAGGCAGTATTCAGCTTCAAGAAGAAGGACGGCTTGGATATGGAAGAGTTGATTCTCGACTTGATTGATTACGGAGTAGAGGATGAGTTCGACGAGGATGAAGAAGAGAACGAAATCACTATCTATGGTGAGCCAACAAGTTTTGCTGAGATTCAGAAGCACTTGGAGGACAACGGTTTTGAGATTACTTCTGCTGAGTTCACTCGTATTCCTAACGACTTGAAGGACGTTACTGCAGAGGAGCGTGAGACAATCGACAAGATGGTTGAGCGTCTGGAAGACTTCGACGACGTGCAGAATGTCTACACTAACATGAAGCCAGCAGAGGACTAA
- a CDS encoding beta-class carbonic anhydrase, whose product MIDQILSYNQRFVAEKSYEPFVTSGQPDMKLAIVSCMDTRLTQLLPNALGLKNGDAKIIKVAGGTILTPYDSVIRSLLVAIYELDCKEIMVIHHSGCGACNMEANHFLHLMCERGITDEAIREAEQHVDLHEYLDGFHDTEASVRRTVKAIEQHPLTPKDIIVRGFIIDSHTGKLTVVS is encoded by the coding sequence ATGATAGACCAGATACTTTCTTATAACCAAAGGTTCGTAGCCGAAAAGAGCTACGAGCCTTTTGTAACGTCTGGACAACCTGACATGAAGTTGGCAATAGTCAGCTGTATGGATACAAGGCTGACACAACTGCTGCCGAATGCTCTCGGCTTGAAAAACGGAGATGCCAAGATTATCAAAGTGGCGGGCGGTACGATTCTGACACCTTATGATTCGGTGATTCGCTCGCTTCTCGTGGCTATCTACGAGCTGGATTGCAAGGAAATTATGGTTATCCATCATTCTGGTTGCGGTGCCTGCAACATGGAAGCTAACCATTTTCTGCATCTCATGTGTGAACGTGGAATTACAGACGAGGCTATCCGTGAAGCAGAACAGCATGTTGACTTGCATGAATATCTGGATGGTTTTCATGACACAGAAGCAAGTGTTCGTCGCACTGTGAAAGCCATCGAGCAGCATCCACTCACCCCAAAGGACATCATCGTCCGAGGATTTATTATTGATTCACATACAGGTAAGCTGACAGTGGTATCTTGA
- a CDS encoding NAD(P)/FAD-dependent oxidoreductase produces MTEEYQLRVLPQVAYNENNMKAYLAKEKGLDERTIYRVRVLKRSIDARHRDIYVNLKVRVYINEFPQDEPYAKTKYQDVSSCPSVIVVGEGPAGLFSSLKLIELGLRPIVLERGKNVRDRKLDMALITKTQEVDPESNYCFGEGGAGAYSDGKLYTRSKKRGPVDKILNVFCQHGASPSILADAHPHIGTDKLPRVIENMRNTILECGGEVHFQTKMTSLILEGNKVIGVEAVDNRTAVSVKREFHGPVILATGHSARDVYRYLAETGIEMEAKGIAVGVRLEHPSHLIDQIQYHNKNGKGKYLPTAEYSFVTQAHGRGVYSFCMCPGGFVIPSATGPEQIVTNGMSPANRGTQWSNSGMVVQLNPEDVEGDDILRIMHYQEQLERDTWQQGNRKQTAPAQRMADFVNNRLSYDLPKSSYAPGLISSPLHFWMPSFVTKRLQEAFKIFGRQAHGFLTNEAVMIASETRTSSPVRILRDRDRLMHVRLEGFFPCAEGAGYAGGIVSAGIDGERCAEMVSAYLQQL; encoded by the coding sequence ATGACAGAGGAATATCAGTTACGTGTTTTGCCGCAGGTTGCCTATAATGAAAACAACATGAAGGCATACCTTGCCAAGGAAAAAGGGCTGGATGAGCGTACAATTTATCGTGTTCGGGTTTTGAAGCGTTCTATTGATGCACGCCATCGCGACATATATGTTAACCTGAAAGTTCGCGTATATATTAACGAATTTCCGCAAGACGAGCCCTATGCAAAGACTAAATATCAGGACGTAAGCAGCTGCCCTTCAGTCATTGTCGTGGGTGAAGGTCCGGCCGGTCTGTTCTCTTCCTTGAAGCTCATAGAGTTAGGCTTACGCCCGATAGTCCTCGAACGTGGAAAGAATGTGCGTGACCGCAAGCTGGACATGGCGCTGATTACGAAGACACAAGAGGTTGACCCTGAGTCGAATTATTGCTTTGGCGAAGGTGGTGCGGGTGCTTATTCGGATGGCAAACTCTATACACGAAGCAAGAAGCGAGGTCCTGTAGACAAGATTCTGAATGTCTTTTGCCAGCATGGGGCATCACCTTCTATCCTTGCAGATGCCCATCCTCATATTGGTACAGACAAACTTCCACGTGTAATCGAGAACATGCGCAACACGATACTTGAGTGTGGTGGTGAGGTTCATTTCCAGACAAAGATGACCTCATTGATTCTCGAAGGCAATAAGGTTATTGGTGTCGAGGCTGTTGATAACCGTACTGCAGTAAGCGTAAAGCGTGAGTTTCATGGTCCGGTAATCCTTGCCACGGGGCATTCTGCACGTGATGTCTACCGTTATCTTGCTGAAACCGGGATTGAAATGGAAGCAAAGGGAATTGCTGTTGGTGTACGACTGGAACACCCATCCCACTTGATAGACCAGATACAGTACCATAATAAAAATGGAAAAGGGAAGTATCTCCCCACTGCAGAGTACTCTTTTGTAACACAAGCACATGGACGTGGTGTATATTCTTTCTGCATGTGTCCCGGTGGTTTTGTTATTCCTTCAGCTACAGGTCCGGAACAGATTGTTACCAATGGAATGAGTCCTGCCAACCGTGGCACTCAATGGTCGAACTCGGGTATGGTTGTTCAGTTGAACCCAGAGGATGTTGAAGGCGATGACATACTGCGCATCATGCACTATCAGGAGCAGTTGGAACGGGACACATGGCAGCAGGGGAACCGCAAACAGACGGCTCCGGCACAACGTATGGCAGACTTTGTAAACAACCGCTTGTCGTATGATCTTCCCAAGTCAAGCTATGCACCAGGGCTTATTTCCAGCCCACTGCATTTCTGGATGCCTTCCTTTGTCACGAAACGTCTCCAAGAGGCCTTTAAGATCTTTGGCAGACAGGCACATGGTTTCCTTACGAATGAAGCGGTAATGATAGCTTCCGAGACCCGCACCAGTTCTCCTGTCCGTATTCTTCGTGACCGTGACCGGCTCATGCATGTACGCCTTGAAGGATTTTTCCCTTGTGCGGAGGGCGCTGGTTATGCCGGTGGAATCGTCAGCGCCGGTATTGACGGGGAGCGATGTGCAGAGATGGTCTCGGCTTATCTTCAACAGCTTTAA
- a CDS encoding BlaI/MecI/CopY family transcriptional regulator, with translation MDKLTKQEEEVMLQVWRLGSCTIKEVLQKLEMPKPPYTTVASVMNNLKRKGYVDAEQKGLTYHFTPRIEQSEYKADFMSGFVDKYFKKSYREMVSFFAKEEKISPDDLKDIINEIEKGKEE, from the coding sequence ATGGATAAACTAACTAAACAAGAAGAGGAAGTTATGTTGCAAGTATGGCGGCTGGGCAGTTGTACTATTAAAGAAGTGCTACAGAAGTTGGAAATGCCCAAACCTCCCTATACAACAGTGGCTTCTGTCATGAATAATCTGAAACGCAAAGGATATGTAGATGCGGAACAGAAAGGCTTGACCTATCACTTCACGCCAAGGATAGAACAATCTGAGTATAAGGCAGATTTCATGAGTGGGTTTGTTGATAAGTATTTTAAGAAATCTTACCGTGAAATGGTATCTTTTTTTGCAAAGGAAGAAAAGATTTCTCCAGATGACTTGAAAGATATTATCAATGAAATAGAAAAAGGGAAAGAAGAATAA